Genomic DNA from Chaetodon trifascialis isolate fChaTrf1 chromosome 19, fChaTrf1.hap1, whole genome shotgun sequence:
TATAGTAGGTAAATGTTTGCTTTCCACCTCTACGTACTGAAAAAGAAATGCCTCTCAGAGCTGTATTTTGTAACAATAAAAGTTAGTTTTACACATTTCCTCAAAAACTGCAGGGATGTCTCTACTTTAAAAGAAACTTTAGATTTTAGCACGTAAAAACACTGATCATTATACTAACAGCATTTTCATAATGTCTATCTGATACGAGTTtcaaaaagtttaaaaacaaaaacattttgttcaggCACTGGTTGGCCACCACCTGAGCCATCACAAGACCCTTCAGAAGAAAATGGCGACCAATGGTGGGAAGTCGGTGTTGTTCGTTTGCTTGGGTAAGCGATGCAATTTAACCTCAGTGAAGCTAATATATTTCTCACAGTACATCTGTATTAAAGAAATATCACAAACAACCAGTGTACGAGTTTATAGCGCTTATGTAGGTGTTGTTAGCTTCACCTAAGAGTGCCTGCTATTTAGCTAAGTCTCCAAATGAATGAGTTGAATGCGATACTGTCAACTGTCATTTAAACTTTTTACTCAAGCGCCTGTATTTTGTTGGCATGCAGAGCTGGTGTCTGCCCAGGTGTGATGGAAAACGTTATATTTTGCAGAAACGCTAAGTAACGTTACCCAAGCACAACGTCAACCCGGAAATGTACTCAGTCAGTGTATGTCAGGTCATAGTCCATCCTAAAAGCTGACTGGATAATCAACAAAATTGTTATTAGTATATTTCATTAAAATTGAGTATAGAAGTTAGAAGAATACAatgagaaaatgtctttttctggtTAGGCCAGTGCAATAAATATTCAAAGTTAAGGTACTTCACAAATTGATGCAACAGTCCTGTAAATCATTTCCATACTCCTGCTCATTGTTTGCCCACATTCCCAGCAATGGTCCAGTCCAACCATAGATACTAAAGGGACAGCTGCTGTAGCTACCTGTGTATAAACCATAGAAAAATCTCTTGATTTCTACTATCTGACCCTGTGTTATATTCCCCACATCTGCTTGTCATTACATTTTGTCTGAATCAGCAGCATATTTGAAAGGTTTCGTGTCTTTTAACATTAAGCGCACCTGCATCCTGTGGTGCATGTGTCATCCCAGCATGAGCGTACAAGGCACAGAAGAAATAAACACCCAATGAAAACTTTTTAGAAATTGTAAATATTACCTTACTGTAACAAACATTGCTGCAGTCATGTTGTGTGTCCTGTTAGGTTGCATGTTAAGTAGCAGCATTGGAAATATCTGCTTTAAATTTTCAAAAACACCTCATTAATGTTTGTCATGGTGTTTGTGATTTCGAACAGGGAATATTTGCAGATCCCCCATTGCTGAAGCCGTCTTCAGGAAGATGGCCACAGATGCAGGCGTTGTTGACAAGGTAATCATTATTACATTGAACAGTTACAGGTCCTTACTGGTATTTGCTTGATATTACATCCAATGACAGTTTTTGTATTTACAaagatcttttttttatcttcccAAGGATTGTGTCCTTTAAGGAACCAGTTTTGCATGTGCCTCTCCATTTGCTATAAATAACATGTGCTGTACATTAACTGACCATTTTTCAAAGCATGCTTCCActaattaatgttattatttgaTACTAGTGTCAAATTAATAGTTGTTGGTGGCACTTTAACAAAGCCCTATCCATAGCGATTGAGTTAGGTGATAATCAGAAAATAAATTGTAAGATAATTTTATACAACACATAGTTGTTGACAGTAtagaaatatttacatataaagTACAAATGAGTGATTGTGGTTCAAATGGTAAATTGAGTTTATATAATATGTCTAAAGTGGAATAAAATAGCAATCATTAGCAAGGCCTAGATATGCATAACACTTTACTAACAATGACCCAGCTGCAGCCTCTAAAGATCATGAATGAGGACAGGATGTCTTCCACCTGTTGAGTCTCATTTGTAGTCCTGTCCTcaaacatacaacacacactAAATGTTGTACCACCTGCCACATGCCTGTATGTGAGACTATGAATCATTTTTGCTGTGTTATTGCTCTGCTCTGCCTAGTGGAGGATAGACAGTGCTGCCACCTCCACCTATGAGATAGGAAACCCTCCAGACCACCGCGGTCAAGCCTGCATGAAGAGCCATGACGTGCCCATGAGGCATGTGGCCAGGCAGGTACGACTACCCACCTCTGTACCTATGTTAGCAGTAGTTAGCGCCCCCTCTTTTGTTCTCTGTTGTTTCAGTGGGTCATAGACAGTGGTGCCACATCCGACTGGAATATAGGCAGCACACCGGACGCCCGCGGTCTGGCCTGCCTAAGGAAGCATGGCATTGAGACGAGCCACAGGGCCCGACAGGTACAACCGGATGTCCCGTGGCTCCTCTCACCTCAttggtatttgtgtgtatgagtgtgatGTTGGTGAGATGATGCCTACTATACATGGAGGTGTTGCTGTTGCTCTGTCACTTAGCATGTGACTAGCTTACTGTAGAGTTTCCCACTTTAATAAGGTTCAAATAAATTGCTGCTTTAACCTGCAGCTGCATGCTAAGTTCGACGTGATCGCTCTtgcaaaacatgcacacatctgaactgcagctgaactggATCTAAGGTTTGGCCAATGGTGATTCAGAGTACCGGCAAATACCACAAGTGTGTGTAATAATGATTTATCTTCAGTTTTCTTGTCTTCCTTTGCAAATGGTAGAGTAGAAAATTAGTCTCAATGTCAATGTTAGTCCTCCATTTCATTAAAGATCATCAACACTCCACTTGAACACATCTCCGTCACAAATTGAAAGCATTAATTCAAACCAAGACTTTTGCTCTGGATAAAGGGGGACAACCCAACACAAGATGGTTACGCTGGAAAAAACAGCAAGAGTAGATAGATTTTGAAAGTGTACAATGGATAAATCACATCCCTTCCCTTCAGGCCTTCCTTCAAACAAACtcccacaaaacacatgaacacacactgtctgaCGACAGCCTGAGGACATTGAGAAAACATGATGTTGATCAAATGATTCAGCCTGAGTGATGTCagagcattttatttattgattgttGTCGGGATGTGAAGAGAATTTCAACAAATCTAACAAAAAATGCTTCTAAAATGCAGTTCCCACCCGAACTTTAAAGTGAAGCTTTGTAGTGAGCTCTCCTTATTGGTTGCACATGTCTGTGCATAGTGGCCAGttcaaccatccatccatccatccattatcttccgcttatccggggccgggttgcggggggagcagtctgagcagggacgcccagacttccctctccccggacacttcctccaactcttccggggggatcccgaggcgttcccaggccagccgagtgacgtagtcaccccagcgtgtcctgggtcttccccggggcctcctcccggtgggacatgcctggaacacctccctagggaggcgtccagggggcatccgatagagatgcccgagccacctcagctgactcctctcgatgcggaggagcagcgactctactctgagctcctcccgggtgacagagctcctcaccctatctctaagggagcgctccgccaccctgcggaggaaactcatttcagccgcttgtatccgggacctcgttctttcggtcatgacccaaagttcatgaccataggtgagggtaggaacgtagattgaccggtaaatcgagagcttcgcctttcggctcagctccttctttaccacgacagaccgatacagcgaccgcattactgcagccgctgcaccgatccgcctgtcaatctcacgttccatccttccctcactcgtgaacaggatcccaagatacttaaactcctccacttgaggcaggaactctcctccaacctgaagggagcaagccacctttttccggtcgagaaccatggcctcggacttggaggtgctaactctcatcccagctgcttcacactcggctgcgaaccgccccagcgcatgctgaaggtcctggctcgaggaagccaacaagacaacatcatccgcgaaaagcagagacgaaatctgccggcccccgaaccgaaccccctccggcccctggctgcgcctagaaatcctgtccataaaaatgatgaacagaaccggtgacatagggcagccctgccggagtccaacatgcactgggaacaggtccgacttactgccggcaatgcggaccaagctcctgctccggttgtacagggactgtacagccctcaacagagggcctccaaccccatactcctggagcacctcccacagaatgacgcgagggacacggtcgaatgccttctccaagtccacgaagcacatgtggactgtttgggcaaactcccatgaaccctcaagcaccctgcggagggtatagagctggtccagtgttccacggccaggacgaaaaccgcattgttcctcttgaatccggggttcgactatcggccggattctcctctccagtaccctggaatagactttaccagggaggctgaggagtgtgatcccccgatagttggaacacaccctccggtccccctttttaaaaagagggaccaccaccccagtctgccagtccagaggcactgtccccgtctgccacgcgatgctgcagaggcgtgtcaaccaagacagtcctacaacatccagagacttgaggtactcagggcggatctcatccacccccggcgctttgccaccgaggagcttgcgaactgcctcagtgacttcagccccggtgatgaatgaatcgacctccaagtccccagtctctgcttcctctacggaagacatgacagagggattgaggagatcctcgaagtattccttccaccgcccgacaatatccccagtcgaggtcaacagctccccacctccactgtaaacagtgttgacagaaagctgcttccccctcctgaggcgccgaacggtttgccagaatttcctcgaggccaaccggtagtcctcctccatggcctccccgaactcctcccagacccgagtttttgcttctacaaccgcccgagctgccgcacgcttggtctgccggtacccatcagctgcctcaggagtcctatgagccaaccaggcccgataggactccttcttcagcttgacggcatcccttacttccggtgtccaccaccgggttcgggggttgccgccacgacaggcaccgccgactttacggccacagctatggacggctgcatcaacaatggaagtggagaacatggtccattcggactcaatgtctccaacctccctcgggatctggttgaagctctcccggaggtgggagttgaaaacttccctgacagcgggttccgccagacgttcccaacagaccctcacggtacgtttgggtctgccaagtctgtcccgcttcttcccctgccagcgaatccaactcaccaccaggtggtgatcagttgacagctcagcccctctctttacccgagtgtccaagacataccgccgaaggtcagatgatacgactacaaagtcgatcattgacctccggcctagggtgtcctggtgccacgtgcactgatggacacccttatgctcgaacatggtgttcgttatggacaaactgtgactagcacagaaatccaataacagaacaccactcgggttcagatcggggaggccgttcctcccaatcactcccctccaggtgtcactgtcgccgcccacgtgagcattgaagtctcccagcagaacaatggagtccccggttggagcactttccagtacccctcccagggactccaagaaggccgggtactctacgctactgttcggcccgtaggccgaaacaatagtgagagacctatccccaacccgaaggcgcagggaagcgaccctctcgctcagcggggagaactccaacacatggcggctgagctggggggctataagcaagcccacaccagctcgccgcctctcaccgcgggcaactccagagtagaagagagtccagcctctctcaaggagttgggttcccgagcccagactgtgcgtggaggtgagcccgactatctctagccggtaccgctcaacctcccgcactagctcaggctctttcccccacagtgaggtgacattccatgtccccatagccagagtcgttgtccaggatttgggtcgtcggggcccccgcccacgactgctacccattccacatagcaccggccccttctgatccttcctgcgggtggtgggcctacgggaaggcgggcccacgtcgctccttcgggctgtgcccggccgggtcccgtgggcaaagacccggccaccaggcgctcgcctgcgagccccaaccccaggcctggctccagggcggggccccggtgacgccaatccgggcgacgtacgcttccttgctttaatttctttcataaggggcttcttgaactgctcttagtctgacccgtcacctagaacctgtttgccttgggagaccctaccaggggcattaagccccggacaacatagcctctaggatcattcgggtactcaaactcctccaccacgataaggtggcagttcaaggaggaggccAGTTCAACCAAagattcaaaatgttttatgtaaatGGATTGAAAGTGTGAAATTATCTACAAGCAAAGATtagaaaaagtcagaaaaaagtttgtttctgctttccGAAACTGTTATTCATCATGTGACTTAGATTTATCTTGCGACCGTTTGGGAGGTCCTGACCCCGTGTTTGGAAACCACTGGCCTGACGTAAAATAAATCTGATCGTATTGTGGAACACTGTGCACCTCCAGCAAtatgttttattgaacttaCACAGTACTACATTTTTATGAGAGATAGAAAGATATGGCCTCATATTGCAATGAAACGAACAGTAGAAATGCAGACTCTTCTCTCAGCAAAACAGTGTGCAGTGCTTTTAGCTGAAATCTCAGATGCAGTGACCTCTTGTGACTGTTGAGTGAACTTGAGCAGTTTTTAAGACCGTGGTGTCATTTTCTTGGAAGTGTCTTCacatgtgtttgtctgagaaGGTTATAAAGAGCGTGTCAGCCAGGCCTGTGTCTATACTGCCGTGATAGAGCCAATCTAGCGATCATTGTATCACCTCGCAGCATGTGTTTCAAATCCTGAAACATGCATGAAATTACACCAAGATGTTTGTTCACGTCGGGCCTTCAGGCCTCACGCTGTGTTGGCTTATCCTCAACTCCTACTCTCCCTGCTCCCTGAGAAAACCCTTTTCATGTTCCCTCGAGAGAACTCTGGGGGTTTCATCCTGTGCTTGAGATCTGGTGGTTTGTCTCACTGCGAACCATTCAGTCAGACCCTCATCTAATCTCCTCAAAGCAGGGATGGGGAGGCGCAGTCGTTGGCTTAAACCCATCCAAATTCATGCAATGAGCTTTGACAAGCCTttgctctttcctcttttcctttatCACCCTTTCATTTCTATCACTGGCTTTTGCTCCcacccttctttttttttttttttttttttttttttttttaacttgttgAACATTGCTGAACTTCTGCCACTACCGGTATCCCAACAGACTGGCCAAATGGGAGATGCTATGGAAACCACATTATCcccacataaacaaacatgtttgtttaatgaagCAAACATGCTCCAAAGCCATCTATAACAAATTTATGCAGCATATTTAATAccttatcagaatcagaaattgCCAAACAGACATTAGATTTAAGAGGGCTGAAATTAAGATGTCAGACTCATCAATATGTTATCACTGAGTCAACATTTAGATAAAGGAGTTGCCAGTGTTTTAAACTGAGATACAATCCAGAGACAGCCCAGGGTTGCTCTGTGGGAAGTCATTGAATTGGTTCTTGAAATTTTTGCGCTTTTGATTTTCGGACTCCACActtattttttatattatagTATGCTTTTAGTATTACTATATTATCACTGTTGTTGTAGGTTATATACAGTAGCCTGTAATAGTCTAAGTATATGGAAATATGTTTAAATATTCATCACATTTCAGTCCCTCTATTTAGCATTTATAAGCAGTGtacaaacattaaatacatttctaGCACACTTTTTGTAGTTATACGCACATATAAGGACATTTCTAAGTCTTTaataaagtacagtatttgtctACAATTACAACTTCCTACATGAATAcgtattttatattattatgaCTTTTTATGCTGCCGTTTCTCTACATGCCAGCGTTCACTTATGAATGCTCACAGTAGTTATAATTGTTGACAGATGTATTAATTCACACTTACGTTCTGCACACAACTAGATTAAAGTGTATTATAAACAACTTACTAAATGTTTAGATATTGTTTATGAATGCTAAGTAGGGGAACCTAAAGTAAAGAGCTGCCAAATATTTTTAAGTGCAGTTTTGATTCTAAATGTTTAACTTTTTTCAGGTAAATgagcctttttcacagcaaacattttgacttttcatagttagaaaagcacagatgtcaCTAATGACTGTGATGCCTCTGTTATATTCCGTTGTAAGAGTCCCAGTCAGCCAGTATGCACATTATCAGgaacctgaaactgaagcagctaaatagAAGCCAGTCGTTCATTGTGCCTGTTCTCCTGTGATGTGTCAAAGCGTCTTCTGCGAAAAAGGCCtgttattgattattttcacacaatttttcaaaatcttttttccccttttttcaaCTTCGCTATGTCTGTCTCCTCGCTCGTTCCTCGCTTACAGTAACGGCCTACCAGCTCGCTCTCAGTCACATATTTCAAACATCAAACCTGATGTGACCAGAGGGGTCACGTGAGCCACTGTTCTCAATTCTTGCTCGTTCCCCGTTCATTCCTCGTTCATAGTAACAGCCTTCAAACTCGCTATCACTCCGCCACGTGTTGCAACACCCCAACCCCGGGGACTCTTGCAATTTTCTGATGACACAACCATCATCAGCCTCATCCAGGACAGGAGAATCCTCACAACACTGCCCCCTATCCCCATACTCATCaacactgtgtctgctgtggaaaccCTCAGATTTCTGGGATCCGTTATTTCCTGGGACCTAAAAAGGCCGTCTTTCCTGCCTCAGGAGCCGCTGATTCAGTTCTGCACTGCAGTCATCCAGTCCATTCCCTGATCACCTGTCAGTGTCTGGTGTGGATCCACCACCAAACAGGAGTACAACAGAcagtcaggactgcagagaatTTGTCCAACCTGCCCTCCATTCAGGGCATCCAGAGTCGGGAGGTGTTTCAACTTCTCACCTCTTGTAGGCGCTATAGAGCTCTATGCAccaaaacagtcaaacagttgACCTCCCACAGGCCATCACTCTGATTGGAGTTAAATACAGTGTCTGTAGTAACGCCAAACATCCACTTACTGCCATTATAGATTATATTTCCACAGTTTGAATgcacctttttgtttttaacgtGTACATGCATATATTTACTCAGCTCTCTTGTCTTTGTTCTTAGCAATTATGTCTTTTCCTGTGGACGTATATTGAGAGCGATGAAAGActggagtcaaattccttgtatgtgtaatgAAGTATACACAtgcttggccaataaagccgaTTCTGATTATCATCTTTTGAACCTGCTGAACTTGAACTATGCTATGTGTGCCTCCCTGCTTGTTCCTCAACGACAGTAACAGCTTCCCAGGCCGCTCTCACGCAATATTTCAGAAATCAACCCGGGGTCTCTGTCAGCCTTTTATGAGAGGGCTTACGTGAGCCTTTTTTGGACAGGGGGTGGCCGCTTTTTCAGTTACAGCGCGAGAGCcgaaggcaggcaggcaggaacAGAGAGGTGAACGGCTGTTATTACCACTACCACAGATTACCACCCTGTGCGAGAGTGTGAGTgttcaaatggaaaatgaagtGATCAGACCCTCATGGCTACAGCCAGACGCTGTGGATCCACAACAGTCATAATAAGCATCTGTTTATTCCTCTCTTGTTACATGAAAGGCTACAGCTGTCTCTGTGATTGAATGTGTCTGTATCTCAACATCTGGACTGATGAATTCTGTTCAtgtcttatttttttgtttttctccacattcATTCGTCTCATGCTGTTCATGCATTCTCCTTGGCTTCCTAGAAATTTACTCTGACGACCGTCAAAACTGGTCAGGGTGCTGCCTGTTTTTTATTCCCGCTTGGTCCATTAAATCATCACTAAGTACAGTGCATGCTCCGCACAACACTCCTCCACAGTCTTGCAGATGTGCTGCTTTTACCCTGTTTCCGTGGCATAGTATGGCTTGGCTCTACTTGACTCACTTTTGGTACCAGGCACTTTTCTcgattttgttttccatttgttgcCCATCAGCAGAGCTGGGATATAAACACAGGGACAAGGGAGGATATCGATGGAGGAGACAAACTTTGTGTCAGAAAAGGCTGAATGCCACACGAAAAAAAGATTTTGGGAAACCCTACATCGGagcattaacacaaacacaacattagaTCCCTTTTGTAACCCAGTTTTCTGTGAGTCCAGAATTAGGCTTAAGTTGTTAACCTTGGGATTCTGCCGTTGGTTGATTTGACGACACCGgtggttaccatggtaacagcacATGTAGTTTAGGACTAGATCAAAAACTCCTTGAGCAGCTACTTTgtcagaaatgcaatcacaaaAAATGCTGGTGTGCCTGTGCCTGTCGCCCGTAAGTCTTCATGAAGAGCTCACTTTGCCTGCAGATTGTTCCattactgaaactgaaactgacacaatgctgacaaaaaaaagcattctCACTGTCAGTGCTAATCCTGGCGACAAATATATTACGCTTGCTGTAACTGTTTCATAATAAATCCAACCCATGTTTTGCTACCAGAGAGctttcagtgcagagcagcagtagGAAAGCCACTGTGGGaatggcggactccgccacCAACTTCTGCCTTTATGTAGTGAGATAAATACAGAATGTAAAAAGATTCGCTCCTCCTGAAACTGCTGACCATCAATAGtatcaaaaacatgttttgatttcatgaaaatcttCAGGATTGTAgctttgaatgtgtgtttcaaGGTGCGGACTGTCTTTATTGTTGTGTTGGAAATGATTGATTTTTACTGCGTTAGATTGAAGCGTCTTTGAAGGACTGGAGCGAGGCTCTGCAGGCCTTACTGTGTTTCCACTCTGAGCcaaatgtaatatttgttttgtcCTGCATTTCTCCCCCACTTCCAGGTGACCAAGGAAGATTTCATGAGCTTTGAGTACATTCTCTGCATGGATGAGAGCAATCTGAGGTACAGTTATTTCATCCCACCGCAGTGTTTATTATTCCTGTGAACGGCGATCGCTGTCGGCCACATAGTCGCTGAAAACACTGGTGTCATATGTTAAGAGTCTGTCTTACTTA
This window encodes:
- the acp1 gene encoding low molecular weight phosphotyrosine protein phosphatase isoform X2, yielding MATNGGKSVLFVCLGNICRSPIAEAVFRKMATDAGVVDKWVIDSGATSDWNIGSTPDARGLACLRKHGIETSHRARQVTKEDFMSFEYILCMDESNLSELNRKAKLAKNSQAKIELLGSYDPEKQRIIKDPYYGSDEDFEKVYQQCVRCCKAFLESNS
- the acp1 gene encoding low molecular weight phosphotyrosine protein phosphatase isoform X1; protein product: MATNGGKSVLFVCLGNICRSPIAEAVFRKMATDAGVVDKWRIDSAATSTYEIGNPPDHRGQACMKSHDVPMRHVARQVTKEDFMSFEYILCMDESNLSELNRKAKLAKNSQAKIELLGSYDPEKQRIIKDPYYGSDEDFEKVYQQCVRCCKAFLESNS